GCTGCACACCAGCCACCACACCCACTTTGTGATCGGCACCGGATCCGGCGATCCGCAGAAGTTCGACCCCGACGCCTCCCGGGAGACCCTGGACCACTCGCTGCCCTACATCTTCGCGGTCGCGCTGCAGGACGGCAGCTGGCATCACGAACGCTCGTATACCCCCGAGCGGGCCCACCGGCCCGACACCGTGGAGTTGTGGCACAAGATCTCCACCGTCGAGGACCCGGAGTGGACCCGGCGCTACCACTCCACCGATCCGGCCGAGAAGGCCTTCGGTGCGCGCGCGGAGATCACCTTGAAAAACGGGGAGGTGATCAGCGACGAACTCGCCGTCGCCGATGCGCATCCGCTGGGCGCACGCCCGTTCGCGCGGGAGCAGTATCTCGGAAAATTCCGGGATCTGGCCGCCGACGTCGTCGACGACGCCGAACAGCAGCGGTTCATCGCCGCCGCCGAAGGTCTTCCGCAGCTGGCCGGAACCGCGCTGCGCGGACTCAACGTCACCGTCGACGCCCGGGTGCTCGACAAGGCCCCCACGATCGCCGCGGGGATCTTCTGATGAGCGGACTGCTGGGGTCGACGCGCAGCGCGGCGGAGAAGCGGGCGGCGCTACGTGAGGGGTTGAACTCCGGTCGGCTCCAACGCCTGCCGGGTGCCTTCTCTCCGCTGGTGGCCAAAATGGTCGCCGAGATCGGATTCGACGGCGTCTACGTCTCCGGTGCGGCGCTCTCGGCGGATCTGGCGCTGCCCGACATCGGATTGACCACCTTGACCGAGGTCGCCGCACGCGGCAGTCAGATCGCGGGCGCCACCGAGTTGCCCACCCTGATCGACGCCGACACCGGCTTCGGCGAGCCGATGAACGCCGCGCGCACGATCACGATGCTCGAGGACGCCGGTCTCGCCGGCTGTCACCTCGAAGACCAGGTGAACCCGAAACGCTGCGGGCACCTCGACGGCAAGGCGGTGGTGGGTGTCGACGAGATGGTCAAGCGGGTGCGCGCGGCGGTATCGGCCCGGCGCGACCCCGACTTCGTCATCTGTGCCCGCACCGACGCGGCCGGCACCGAGGGCCTGTCCGCGGCGATCGAGCGGGCCCGCGCCTACGCCGACGCCGGCGCCGACCTGATCTTCACCGAGGCCCTGGCGGGACCCGACGAGTTCGAGCGGTTCCGTGCCGCCGTCGATATCCCGTTGCTGGCCAACATGACCGAGTTCGGCAAAACCGCGCTGCTGACCGTCGACCAACTCGGTGAGCTCGGCTACAACGCGGTCATCTACCCGGTGACCACCCTGCGGCTGGCGATGTTCGCGGTGGAGGCCGGTCTGCGGGAGATCGACGCGGCCGGAACCCAGAGCGGGTTGCTGGACCGCATGCAGCACCGCAGCCGGCTCTATGAGCTGCTGCGCTACGACGAGTACAACCAATTCGACGACGCGATCTTCAACTTCACGGTGGGCGAAGGGGACCAATGACGATGGCCGGCAATGTTGATTCAAAGACCCGGAAGGGACTGGCGGGGGTGGTCGTCGACACGACCGCGATCTCCAAGGTGGTCACCGAGACCAACTCGCTGACCTATCGCGGCTACCCGGTGCAAGACCTCGCCCGACACTGCAGCATGGAGCAGGTCGCCTACCTGCTGTGGCACGGCGAGCTGCCCTCCGACGCCGAACTGGCGTTGTTCTGCCAGCGGGAACGGGCCAGCCGCCGGCTGGATCGGTCGTTGTTGTCGCTGCTGGCCAAACTGCCCGACACCTGCCACCCGATGGACGTGGTGCGCACCGCGATCAGCTACCTGGGTGCGGAGGACCCGCAGGAGGACGA
This sequence is a window from Mycolicibacillus parakoreensis. Protein-coding genes within it:
- the prpB gene encoding methylisocitrate lyase; its protein translation is MSGLLGSTRSAAEKRAALREGLNSGRLQRLPGAFSPLVAKMVAEIGFDGVYVSGAALSADLALPDIGLTTLTEVAARGSQIAGATELPTLIDADTGFGEPMNAARTITMLEDAGLAGCHLEDQVNPKRCGHLDGKAVVGVDEMVKRVRAAVSARRDPDFVICARTDAAGTEGLSAAIERARAYADAGADLIFTEALAGPDEFERFRAAVDIPLLANMTEFGKTALLTVDQLGELGYNAVIYPVTTLRLAMFAVEAGLREIDAAGTQSGLLDRMQHRSRLYELLRYDEYNQFDDAIFNFTVGEGDQ